The following proteins are co-located in the Phocoena phocoena chromosome 1, mPhoPho1.1, whole genome shotgun sequence genome:
- the CEP85 gene encoding centrosomal protein of 85 kDa isoform X1, producing the protein MAMQEKYPSERFSHATSPGSNVIQRGGSLGTEWQTPVISEAFRSRFSRCSSIADSGDTAIGTSCSDIAEDFCSSSSSPSFQPIKSHVTIPTAHVMPSTLGTSPAKPNSPAGPSSSKLPLSGLTESVGMTRNGDLGAMKRSPGLSRDFMYLCGAAGENGVEQSWFPAVGHEREEEARKFDIPNMESTLNQSAVMETLYSDPHYRASFHNPRTDTNKELYRVLPETKKAPGSGAVCERNGPHPSGSGVLPLGLQPAPGLSKPLPSQVWQLNPDPWHPRERSCELSTCQQQLDLIRLQMEQMQLQNGAICHHPAAFSPSLPTLDPAQWISILNSNENLLKEKELLIDKQRKHISQLEQKVRESELQVHSALLGRPAPFGDVCLLRLQELQRENTFLRAQFAQKTEALSKEKMELEKKLSASEVEVQLIRESLKVALQKHSEEGKKQEERVKGRDKHINNLKKKCQKESEQNREKQQRIETLERYLADLPTLEDHQKQSQQLKDSELKSTELQERVTELESLLEETQAACREKEVQLESLRQREAEFSSTRHSLQDKQCVEAASGEDTAQWGEGPQVEMESWQKECDSLRKIVEKQQQKIDQLRSQVQSLEQEVAQEEGTSQALKEEAQRRETALQQLRTAVKELSVQNQDLIEKNLTLQEHLRQAQSGSPSSSDTAQLAFELHQELARCLQDLQAVCSIVTQRAQGHDPSLSLLLGIHSTQHAGTQLDFQKPDVIRRKLEEVQQLRRDIEDLRTTMSDRYAQDMGENCVTQ; encoded by the exons ATGGCCATGCAGGAGAAATACCCAAGTGAGCGGTTCTCTCATGCCACATCACCAG GTTCCAATGTGATTCAGAGGGGTGGTTCCCTGGGGACTGAATGGCAGACCCCAGTTATCTCGGAGGCCTTTCGGAGCCGCTTCAGCCGCTGTTCAAGTATAGCCGACAGTGGGGACACAGCCATTGGCACATCATGCTCAGACATTGCGGAGG ATTTTTGCAGCTCAAGTAGCAGTCCTTCTTTCCAGCCCATCAAAAGCCACGTAACCATTCCAACAGCCCATGTGATGCCTTCTACTTTGGGGACCTCTCCTGCCAAGCCAAATTCTCCTGCCGGACCCTCTTCTTCCAAACTTCCTTTGTCAGGGTTgactgaaagtgtggggatgACAAGAAATGGAGACCTTGGTGCAATGAAACGTTCTCCAGGCCTATCTAGAGATTTCATGTATCTTTGTGGTGCTGCCGGAGAGAATGGAGTTGAGCAGTCCTGGTTTCCAGCAGTGGGCCATGAAAGagaagaagaggcaaggaagtttGATATTCCAAATATGGAGTCTACCCTCAATCAGTCGGCAGTGATGGAGACGCTTTATTCAGATCCCCACTACCGAGCCTCCTTCCACAACCCAAGAACCGACACAAACAAGGAGTTATACAGAGTGTTGCCTGAGACCAAGAAGGCACCAGGCAGTGGGGCGGTATGTGAGCGGAATGGACCACACCCTAGTGGCAGCGGGGTTCTTCCTTTGGGACTCCAGCCTGCTCCTGGGCTCTCCAAGCCTCTACCTTCTCAGGTGTGGCAACTGAATCCTGACCCTTGGCATCCCCGTGAGCGATCTTGTGAGCTCAGCACTTGTCAGCAGCAGCTGGATTTGATCCGTTTACAGATGGAACAAATGCAG CTTCAGAATGGAGCCATCTGCCACCATCctgctgctttttctccttcattgccCACATTAGACCCAGCACAGTGGATCAGCATCTTGAACAGTAATGAAAACCTTCTGAAGGAAAAGGAGCTCCTTATTGACAA GCAGAGGAAACATATCTCTCAGCTGGAGCAGAAAGTGCGAGAGAGCGAACTACAAGTCCACAGTGCTCTTTTGGGCCGCCCTGCCCCCTTTGGGGATGTCTGCTTGCTGAGGCTGCAG GAATTGCAGCGAGAGAACACTTTCTTACGTGCACAGTTTGCACAGAAGACAGAAGCCTTGAGCAAAGAAAAGATGGAGCTTGAAAAGAAACTCTCTGCTTCAGAAGTTGAAGTCCAGCTCATCAGAGAGTCACTCAAAGTGGCATTGCAGAAGCATTCAGAGGAGgggaagaaacaggaagaaagg GTCAAGGGTCGTgataaacatatcaataatttgaaaaagaaatgtcagaagGAATCAGAGCAGAACCGGGAGAAGCAGCAGCGTATTGAGACCTTGGAACGCTACCTGGCTGACCTGCCCACCTTGGAAGACCATCAGAAGCAGAGCCAGCAG CTTAAGGATTCTGAGTTGAAGAGCACAGAGCTGCAGGAGAGAGTGACTGAGCTGGAGAGTTTGCTGGAGGAGACCCAGGCAGCCTGCAGAGAGAAGGAGGTTCAACTGGAAAGCCTGAGACAGAGGGAAGCAGAATTCTCCTCCACCAGACATAG CCTGCAAGATAAGCAGTGTGTGGAGGCGGCCAGTGGAGAAGATACAGCTCAATGGGGAGAAGGTCCCCAAGTGGAAATGGAGTCCTGGCAGAAGGAATGTGATTCCCTTCGAAAG ATTGTGGAGAAGCAACAGCAGAAGATTGATCAGTTGCGTTCACAAGTACAG AGCCTAGAGCAGGAAGTGGCTCAAGAAGAAGGAACAAGCCAGGCCCTGAAAGAGGAGGCCCAAAGGAGGGAGACAGCCCTGCAGCAGCTGCGCACAGCTGTGAAAGAG CTTTCAGTACAGAACCAGGACCTCATTGAGAAGAATCTGACGCTCCAAGAACACCTGCGCCAGGCCCAATCAGGGTCCCCATCTTCATCAGACACGGCCCAGCTGGCATTTGAGCTGCATCAGGAGTTGGCCCGTTGCCTTCAAGATCTGCAGGCTGTCTGTAGCATTGTGACCCAGAGGGCCCAGGGTCATGACCCCAGTCTCTCCCTGCTCCTGGGCATTCACT CTACACAGCACGCAGGGACTCAGCTAGATTTTCAGAAGCCGGATGTGATCAGGAGGAAACTAGAAGAGGTTCAACAGCTACGCCGTGACATCGAGGACTTAAGGACCACCATGTCAGACAGATACGCCCAGGACATGGGAGAAAACTGTGTCACACAGTGA
- the CEP85 gene encoding centrosomal protein of 85 kDa isoform X2, which translates to MAMQEKYPSERFSHATSPGSNVIQRGGSLGTEWQTPVISEAFRSRFSRCSSIADSGDTAIGTSCSDIAEDFCSSSSSPSFQPIKSHVTIPTAHVMPSTLGTSPAKPNSPAGPSSSKLPLSGLTESVGMTRNGDLGAMKRSPGLSRDFMYLCGAAGENGVEQSWFPAVGHEREEEARKFDIPNMESTLNQSAVMETLYSDPHYRASFHNPRTDTNKELYRVLPETKKAPGSGAVCERNGPHPSGSGVLPLGLQPAPGLSKPLPSQVWQLNPDPWHPRERSCELSTCQQQLDLIRLQMEQMQNGAICHHPAAFSPSLPTLDPAQWISILNSNENLLKEKELLIDKQRKHISQLEQKVRESELQVHSALLGRPAPFGDVCLLRLQELQRENTFLRAQFAQKTEALSKEKMELEKKLSASEVEVQLIRESLKVALQKHSEEGKKQEERVKGRDKHINNLKKKCQKESEQNREKQQRIETLERYLADLPTLEDHQKQSQQLKDSELKSTELQERVTELESLLEETQAACREKEVQLESLRQREAEFSSTRHSLQDKQCVEAASGEDTAQWGEGPQVEMESWQKECDSLRKIVEKQQQKIDQLRSQVQSLEQEVAQEEGTSQALKEEAQRRETALQQLRTAVKELSVQNQDLIEKNLTLQEHLRQAQSGSPSSSDTAQLAFELHQELARCLQDLQAVCSIVTQRAQGHDPSLSLLLGIHSTQHAGTQLDFQKPDVIRRKLEEVQQLRRDIEDLRTTMSDRYAQDMGENCVTQ; encoded by the exons ATGGCCATGCAGGAGAAATACCCAAGTGAGCGGTTCTCTCATGCCACATCACCAG GTTCCAATGTGATTCAGAGGGGTGGTTCCCTGGGGACTGAATGGCAGACCCCAGTTATCTCGGAGGCCTTTCGGAGCCGCTTCAGCCGCTGTTCAAGTATAGCCGACAGTGGGGACACAGCCATTGGCACATCATGCTCAGACATTGCGGAGG ATTTTTGCAGCTCAAGTAGCAGTCCTTCTTTCCAGCCCATCAAAAGCCACGTAACCATTCCAACAGCCCATGTGATGCCTTCTACTTTGGGGACCTCTCCTGCCAAGCCAAATTCTCCTGCCGGACCCTCTTCTTCCAAACTTCCTTTGTCAGGGTTgactgaaagtgtggggatgACAAGAAATGGAGACCTTGGTGCAATGAAACGTTCTCCAGGCCTATCTAGAGATTTCATGTATCTTTGTGGTGCTGCCGGAGAGAATGGAGTTGAGCAGTCCTGGTTTCCAGCAGTGGGCCATGAAAGagaagaagaggcaaggaagtttGATATTCCAAATATGGAGTCTACCCTCAATCAGTCGGCAGTGATGGAGACGCTTTATTCAGATCCCCACTACCGAGCCTCCTTCCACAACCCAAGAACCGACACAAACAAGGAGTTATACAGAGTGTTGCCTGAGACCAAGAAGGCACCAGGCAGTGGGGCGGTATGTGAGCGGAATGGACCACACCCTAGTGGCAGCGGGGTTCTTCCTTTGGGACTCCAGCCTGCTCCTGGGCTCTCCAAGCCTCTACCTTCTCAGGTGTGGCAACTGAATCCTGACCCTTGGCATCCCCGTGAGCGATCTTGTGAGCTCAGCACTTGTCAGCAGCAGCTGGATTTGATCCGTTTACAGATGGAACAAATGCAG AATGGAGCCATCTGCCACCATCctgctgctttttctccttcattgccCACATTAGACCCAGCACAGTGGATCAGCATCTTGAACAGTAATGAAAACCTTCTGAAGGAAAAGGAGCTCCTTATTGACAA GCAGAGGAAACATATCTCTCAGCTGGAGCAGAAAGTGCGAGAGAGCGAACTACAAGTCCACAGTGCTCTTTTGGGCCGCCCTGCCCCCTTTGGGGATGTCTGCTTGCTGAGGCTGCAG GAATTGCAGCGAGAGAACACTTTCTTACGTGCACAGTTTGCACAGAAGACAGAAGCCTTGAGCAAAGAAAAGATGGAGCTTGAAAAGAAACTCTCTGCTTCAGAAGTTGAAGTCCAGCTCATCAGAGAGTCACTCAAAGTGGCATTGCAGAAGCATTCAGAGGAGgggaagaaacaggaagaaagg GTCAAGGGTCGTgataaacatatcaataatttgaaaaagaaatgtcagaagGAATCAGAGCAGAACCGGGAGAAGCAGCAGCGTATTGAGACCTTGGAACGCTACCTGGCTGACCTGCCCACCTTGGAAGACCATCAGAAGCAGAGCCAGCAG CTTAAGGATTCTGAGTTGAAGAGCACAGAGCTGCAGGAGAGAGTGACTGAGCTGGAGAGTTTGCTGGAGGAGACCCAGGCAGCCTGCAGAGAGAAGGAGGTTCAACTGGAAAGCCTGAGACAGAGGGAAGCAGAATTCTCCTCCACCAGACATAG CCTGCAAGATAAGCAGTGTGTGGAGGCGGCCAGTGGAGAAGATACAGCTCAATGGGGAGAAGGTCCCCAAGTGGAAATGGAGTCCTGGCAGAAGGAATGTGATTCCCTTCGAAAG ATTGTGGAGAAGCAACAGCAGAAGATTGATCAGTTGCGTTCACAAGTACAG AGCCTAGAGCAGGAAGTGGCTCAAGAAGAAGGAACAAGCCAGGCCCTGAAAGAGGAGGCCCAAAGGAGGGAGACAGCCCTGCAGCAGCTGCGCACAGCTGTGAAAGAG CTTTCAGTACAGAACCAGGACCTCATTGAGAAGAATCTGACGCTCCAAGAACACCTGCGCCAGGCCCAATCAGGGTCCCCATCTTCATCAGACACGGCCCAGCTGGCATTTGAGCTGCATCAGGAGTTGGCCCGTTGCCTTCAAGATCTGCAGGCTGTCTGTAGCATTGTGACCCAGAGGGCCCAGGGTCATGACCCCAGTCTCTCCCTGCTCCTGGGCATTCACT CTACACAGCACGCAGGGACTCAGCTAGATTTTCAGAAGCCGGATGTGATCAGGAGGAAACTAGAAGAGGTTCAACAGCTACGCCGTGACATCGAGGACTTAAGGACCACCATGTCAGACAGATACGCCCAGGACATGGGAGAAAACTGTGTCACACAGTGA
- the SH3BGRL3 gene encoding SH3 domain-binding glutamic acid-rich-like protein 3 produces MTRGLSRKETAPERGGLVSRPCSCCHRYPVCLSARRPIRSMSGLRVYSTSVTGSREIKSQQSEVTRILDGKRIQYQLVDISQDNALRDEMRALAGNPKATPPQIVNGDQYCGDYELFVEAVEQNTLQEFLKLA; encoded by the exons ATGACTCGCGGGCTGAGCAGGAAGGAAACCGCTCCCGAGCGCGGCGGCCTCGTCTCCAGGCCGTGCAGCTGCTGCCACCGCTACCCCGTCTGCCTGTCGGCCCGTCGGCCCATCCGCAGCATGAGCGGCCTGCGCGTTTACAGCACGTCGGTCACCGGCTCCCGCGAA ATCAAGTCCCAGCAGAGCGAGGTGACCCGCATCCTGGATGGGAAGCGCATCCAGTACCAGCTAGTGGACATCTCCCAAGACAACGCCCTGCGGGATGAGATGCGAGCCCTGGCGGGCAACCCCAAGGCCACCCCACCCCAGATTGTCAACGGGGACCAGTACTGTGGG gactaTGAGCTCTTCGTGGAGGCTGTGGAGCAAAACACACTGCAGGAGTTCCTGAAACTGGCCTGA